Proteins from a genomic interval of Halopseudomonas litoralis:
- a CDS encoding JAB domain-containing protein — translation MNLLEMLTNGLDLWPYGDLPYATQDVDGEVWFSGSLPIATNNGLGTYWNASGLRVCSSPYYQSDGPNADDYATAVITRNQWTRERNRKKGKTRPAITPSYDFTLKIQSEHITLGVILLDSQHGVLGFKRLFDGNILSASFYRREVVKAALNASASAVITTHYLSNSDLEPDGTDKALIKGLKTALEAVHVQLLDHLVIGGGESVSFEERGLL, via the coding sequence ATGAATCTGCTTGAGATGCTTACGAACGGGCTCGATCTATGGCCGTACGGCGATCTGCCCTATGCTACACAAGATGTTGATGGTGAGGTATGGTTCTCAGGATCTTTACCAATCGCCACTAATAACGGCCTAGGAACCTACTGGAACGCTTCGGGATTAAGAGTCTGCTCTTCCCCTTACTATCAAAGTGACGGCCCAAATGCCGACGACTACGCCACTGCTGTTATCACAAGAAATCAATGGACAAGGGAGCGTAATAGAAAAAAAGGAAAGACCCGACCAGCAATAACGCCAAGTTATGACTTCACCTTAAAAATACAATCAGAGCATATAACGCTTGGTGTTATATTACTCGATAGCCAGCATGGCGTTTTAGGGTTCAAGCGACTGTTCGATGGAAATATATTGTCTGCAAGCTTCTACCGTCGAGAAGTAGTCAAGGCAGCGCTAAATGCCAGCGCCTCGGCTGTCATCACAACACATTATCTTTCTAACAGTGACCTCGAACCCGATGGTACAGATAAAGCGCTGATTAAAGGCCTTAAAACTGCCTTGGAGGCCGTCCATGTGCAACTGCTGGATCACTTGGTGATCGGTGGCGGAGAGTCAGTGAGTTTTGAAGAGAGGGGATTGTTGTGA